In a genomic window of Gemmatimonas sp.:
- a CDS encoding alpha/beta fold hydrolase produces the protein MRWWASRVARTRALLALSVATPGAMVTPLTAQQAAQRPAPARRSAAAAAPIPIVFVHGNGDHAGLWDNTIWRFESNGYPRDRLFAVDLPHPSASSTPTARESNRSTPEDQAAALAAFVTRVLLRTGANRVALVGSSRGGLTMRHYVRFGGGAAHVSHVITCGTPNHGVMALATMTPESEFNGLSPYLRALNAGSEVVAGVRFLALRSDSLDKYAQPTGAAMGAPTMATGVDARSPALAGATNVVLPGTDHREVAFGAAAFAAQYRFIVGRPARTLAIVPDSAVVLDGMVSANAGGQPTNVPLARAVVTVHEVDAASGVRTRVAVHRAVTRDDGRWGPFRASATARYEFEVAMPDSSVILHVYRSSFSRSSAVVNFRLPAPLAPRRDSVSVLMTRPRGYLGASRDTVHFDGVPAAGITPGVPTVDRALRWFAADTARTVRATINAETIVVRTHPQDRRRLVVAEFQQE, from the coding sequence ATGAGGTGGTGGGCGTCGCGGGTCGCACGAACCCGCGCACTGCTTGCCCTGAGCGTCGCCACGCCGGGCGCCATGGTCACGCCGCTGACGGCCCAGCAGGCGGCGCAGCGGCCGGCGCCCGCGCGTCGGAGTGCTGCCGCAGCGGCACCCATTCCCATCGTATTCGTGCACGGCAACGGCGACCACGCCGGCTTGTGGGACAACACCATCTGGCGCTTCGAAAGCAACGGCTATCCGCGCGACCGGCTCTTTGCGGTCGACCTCCCGCATCCGTCGGCGTCCAGCACCCCCACCGCGCGCGAAAGCAACCGCAGTACCCCCGAGGATCAGGCGGCCGCGCTCGCCGCCTTCGTCACGCGGGTGCTGCTGCGCACCGGCGCCAACAGGGTGGCGCTGGTGGGCAGTTCGCGTGGCGGCCTCACCATGCGCCATTACGTGCGCTTCGGTGGCGGCGCGGCCCACGTGTCGCACGTGATCACCTGCGGCACCCCCAATCATGGCGTCATGGCGCTGGCCACCATGACGCCCGAGAGTGAATTCAACGGCCTGTCCCCGTATCTGCGCGCGCTCAACGCGGGCAGTGAAGTGGTGGCCGGTGTGCGTTTTCTTGCCCTGCGCAGCGACTCGCTCGACAAGTACGCGCAGCCCACCGGTGCCGCCATGGGCGCGCCCACCATGGCGACCGGGGTGGACGCGCGTTCGCCGGCACTGGCAGGCGCGACCAACGTGGTGCTCCCCGGAACCGATCATCGGGAAGTGGCCTTCGGGGCGGCGGCCTTTGCCGCGCAGTATCGCTTCATCGTGGGGCGGCCTGCGCGAACCCTCGCCATCGTGCCCGACAGCGCGGTGGTGCTCGATGGCATGGTCAGCGCCAATGCCGGCGGCCAGCCCACCAACGTGCCGCTCGCGCGCGCCGTGGTCACGGTGCACGAGGTGGATGCCGCCAGCGGGGTACGTACGCGTGTGGCCGTGCATCGCGCCGTCACGCGCGACGACGGCCGCTGGGGCCCGTTTCGGGCCAGCGCCACCGCCCGGTACGAATTCGAAGTGGCAATGCCCGACAGCAGCGTCATCCTGCACGTATATCGCAGCAGCTTTTCCCGCTCGAGCGCCGTGGTGAACTTCCGCCTGCCGGCGCCACTGGCACCGCGTCGCGACAGCGTGAGCGTGCTCATGACGCGGCCGCGCGGATACCTGGGCGCCTCGCGCGATACGGTGCACTTCGATGGGGTCCCGGCGGCGGGTATCACCCCGGGGGTGCCCACCGTCGACCGGGCGCTTCGCTGGTTCGCCGCCGATACGGCCCGCACCGTTCGCGCCACCATCAACGCCGAAACCATCGTCGTGCGCACCCACCCGCAGGACCGGCGCCGCCTGGTGGTGGCGGAGTTTCAGCAGGAGTGA
- a CDS encoding heavy metal-binding domain-containing protein: MDSVIHAQAIDIPYNMTSTTFELPGYRIVESFGVVRGVVVRSRSVFGTIGASFQTLIGGNISLFTQLAERTRQQAFDTMIVQAEMAGADAVIGIRYDANELMAGVTEVLCYGTAVRVQPVAP; this comes from the coding sequence ATGGATTCCGTGATACACGCGCAGGCCATCGACATTCCGTACAACATGACGAGCACCACCTTCGAGCTGCCGGGGTATCGCATCGTCGAGAGCTTCGGGGTGGTGCGGGGCGTGGTCGTGCGCTCCCGGTCGGTGTTCGGGACCATCGGCGCCAGCTTTCAGACGCTCATCGGCGGCAACATCTCGCTGTTCACGCAGCTGGCCGAGCGTACGCGGCAGCAGGCGTTCGACACCATGATCGTGCAGGCCGAGATGGCCGGTGCCGACGCGGTGATCGGCATCCGCTACGACGCCAACGAACTCATGGCAGGCGTCACCGAGGTGCTCTGCTACGGCACGGCCGTGCGCGTACAGCCGGTGGCGCCATGA
- a CDS encoding ABC transporter permease, translated as MSSTSSTSGHEQSRWQQVRRIASWEFNRFVKWRQQVIGIAIMAAVGTASGVLTKLVNDAKAKATEVAVVNGAALGFPLPVVDDVVWLPARYATEEAARAAVAADSVGGVLLVRSAQAAEIVVRKRAAWTGAVETALTGARQGAAFAALPITDAQRASLLTPFSVAVSTVSRGQGGSDASSRLITGGILACGILVLFNGFASLFTGITGEKQQRITEQVIAIVTPQTWMDGKILGLASAALASTLLLGATSLVLLATLPRLLGSSTFTMPAMPGDAGMVAVVALVTLLGIIMWFSFMAAVAATIDDPNSSPRSSLLLVPVLPLGLAFSLLSRPDTVVAQVLSVFPLTSMAVLPVRLLLTSVPWWEPTLAVLLLATAAWAFRRAAGTIFALGILLHGKEPSLADTWRWIRHTR; from the coding sequence ATGAGCAGCACGAGCAGCACGAGCGGCCATGAGCAATCGCGGTGGCAGCAGGTGCGCCGCATCGCCAGCTGGGAGTTCAACCGGTTCGTGAAGTGGCGGCAGCAGGTCATCGGCATTGCCATCATGGCGGCGGTGGGCACCGCCTCGGGCGTGCTCACCAAGCTGGTGAACGACGCCAAAGCCAAGGCCACCGAGGTGGCCGTCGTGAACGGGGCCGCCCTGGGGTTCCCGCTACCCGTGGTGGACGACGTGGTCTGGCTCCCCGCCCGCTACGCCACGGAGGAGGCGGCGCGTGCGGCCGTTGCCGCCGATTCGGTGGGCGGCGTCCTGCTCGTGCGCAGCGCCCAGGCCGCGGAAATCGTGGTCCGCAAGCGCGCGGCATGGACCGGCGCCGTGGAGACGGCGCTCACCGGCGCGCGCCAGGGCGCCGCCTTCGCCGCGTTGCCCATCACCGACGCACAGCGCGCGTCGCTCCTCACCCCCTTCTCCGTTGCGGTCTCCACCGTGTCGCGTGGGCAGGGGGGCAGTGATGCGTCCAGTCGGTTGATTACCGGCGGCATTCTCGCCTGCGGCATCCTGGTGCTCTTCAACGGCTTCGCCTCACTCTTCACCGGCATCACCGGGGAGAAGCAGCAGCGCATCACCGAACAGGTCATTGCCATCGTGACGCCGCAAACCTGGATGGATGGCAAGATCCTCGGACTCGCCAGTGCAGCGCTGGCGAGCACCTTGCTGCTTGGCGCCACCAGTCTCGTGCTGCTGGCCACACTGCCACGGCTCCTTGGCTCCAGCACCTTCACCATGCCGGCCATGCCGGGGGACGCTGGCATGGTGGCGGTGGTGGCGCTCGTGACGCTCCTCGGCATCATCATGTGGTTCTCCTTCATGGCTGCCGTCGCCGCCACGATCGACGATCCCAACTCGTCGCCGCGCTCGTCGCTGCTGCTGGTACCCGTGCTCCCGTTGGGTCTCGCGTTCAGCCTGCTCTCGCGCCCCGACACGGTCGTGGCTCAGGTCCTGTCGGTCTTTCCGCTCACGAGCATGGCGGTACTTCCCGTACGGCTATTGCTTACCAGCGTGCCGTGGTGGGAGCCCACCCTGGCCGTGCTGCTCCTGGCCACGGCGGCGTGGGCCTTTCGTCGCGCGGCGGGAACGATCTTCGCCCTTGGCATTCTGCTGCACGGCAAGGAACCCTCGCTCGCGGACACCTGGCGATGGATTCGCCACACACGTTGA
- a CDS encoding ATP-binding cassette domain-containing protein, with the protein MLNVAHVHRRFAQVHAVNDISFHVTAGEIFALLGPNGAGKSTLLRMLVGITYPDSGRIEWQQGGSTASRLPASQIGYLPEDRGLYQDQPLVTVLEYFGTLRGMTRTDARASATAWLERLELGGRLKDKVGALSKGNQQKVQFAAAVLHRPRFVILDEPFSGLDPLNQELFLSLVQGLRDEGTTVLFSAHQMALVERLADRLFVMQHGREVLHGTIPDVRARWGGDRKVVLHATSVTAEAVQQVRAHPAATGVVVHDDGSMEITLGAASPVGELLAHCAQLFTIVDVRTEQPTLHEVYINTVGAVPAPVLAEVA; encoded by the coding sequence ATGCTGAACGTAGCGCACGTGCACCGGCGGTTCGCGCAGGTGCATGCGGTGAACGACATCTCGTTCCATGTCACGGCCGGCGAGATCTTTGCCCTGCTCGGCCCCAACGGTGCCGGCAAGTCCACTCTGCTGCGCATGCTGGTGGGCATCACGTACCCGGATAGCGGCCGCATTGAGTGGCAGCAGGGCGGCAGTACCGCGTCCCGTCTGCCCGCCAGTCAGATCGGCTACCTGCCGGAAGATCGCGGCCTGTACCAGGACCAGCCGCTCGTCACCGTGCTCGAGTACTTCGGCACCTTGCGTGGCATGACCCGCACCGACGCTCGCGCCTCGGCGACCGCGTGGTTGGAGCGCCTCGAGCTGGGAGGCCGACTCAAGGACAAGGTGGGCGCGCTCTCCAAGGGCAACCAGCAGAAGGTGCAGTTCGCGGCCGCCGTGCTGCACCGGCCGCGTTTCGTGATCCTCGATGAACCGTTCAGCGGACTCGATCCACTCAATCAGGAGCTGTTCCTGTCGCTGGTACAGGGGCTGCGCGACGAAGGCACGACCGTGCTGTTCAGCGCACACCAGATGGCGCTCGTGGAACGGCTGGCCGACCGCCTCTTCGTGATGCAGCACGGACGGGAGGTTCTGCACGGAACCATTCCCGATGTGCGCGCGCGGTGGGGGGGCGACCGCAAGGTCGTGCTTCACGCGACGTCGGTGACCGCCGAGGCCGTGCAACAGGTGCGGGCGCACCCGGCGGCCACGGGTGTGGTGGTCCACGATGATGGCAGCATGGAGATCACGCTGGGCGCGGCTTCGCCCGTGGGCGAGTTGCTGGCCCATTGTGCCCAGCTGTTCACCATCGTCGATGTGCGCACGGAGCAACCGACGCTGCATGAGGTGTACATCAACACGGTAGGCGCCGTGCCGGCGCCCGTTCTGGCGGAGGTGGCATGA
- a CDS encoding DUF4342 domain-containing protein, with amino-acid sequence MSEVKVAADKLKSTLKQLLREGNVRRVIIRNASGRTLLDMPLTAGVAGAVLMPFWMAVAGVVALAKEFTVVIERDPDTAVVRADPP; translated from the coding sequence ATGAGCGAAGTGAAAGTGGCCGCGGACAAGCTCAAGTCCACCCTGAAGCAGCTGCTGCGCGAGGGGAACGTGCGGCGGGTGATCATTCGCAACGCCAGCGGCCGCACGCTGCTGGACATGCCGCTCACCGCCGGTGTGGCAGGGGCGGTGCTCATGCCGTTCTGGATGGCCGTGGCGGGCGTGGTTGCGCTGGCCAAGGAGTTCACCGTGGTGATCGAACGCGACCCGGATACCGCGGTGGTGCGGGCCGATCCGCCGTGA
- a CDS encoding serine hydrolase domain-containing protein, which translates to MARTGSPFRWRANRLVPALSVRGDSCARPQGPPERPSSSLSRTARWLARTGVLAGLLAPATLAGAQSVPQPPAIPDSQLFRRVDSLVAATPGFSGVVAIGRGGVVVHLAAAGTIAPGGPSPTAETAFNLGSVNKLFTQIVVRQLAAEQGWSLDTTLAALWPQYPNAAVARAITIRQLLTHRSGVQGNIFAGDSAARASLRTLRDFLPLFVNEPLQFTPGSRDAYSNAGYVLLGLLIEQRTQRSYFDVVAERVYGPAGMTRSAHWRRDSLPAFAARGSTRGAEPGVPPSAPRSNVATLPARGSSAGGGYASAADLVRFVQALRERRLPQAPPPGIGVAGGSPGVNAIIEGDLPGGRDVIVLANVDPPAAERLAQAIRRLLGAAD; encoded by the coding sequence ATGGCGAGAACCGGTAGCCCGTTCAGGTGGCGTGCGAACCGCCTGGTGCCGGCGCTGTCGGTGCGAGGCGACTCCTGCGCACGGCCTCAGGGTCCTCCGGAAAGGCCCTCCTCCTCCCTCTCGCGCACCGCGCGCTGGCTCGCCCGCACCGGTGTTCTCGCCGGTCTCCTGGCACCCGCCACGCTCGCCGGCGCCCAGTCAGTTCCTCAACCGCCGGCAATCCCGGATTCCCAGCTCTTCCGCCGCGTCGATTCACTCGTCGCGGCCACCCCCGGCTTTTCCGGCGTCGTGGCGATCGGTCGTGGCGGTGTCGTCGTGCACCTCGCTGCCGCGGGCACCATCGCGCCGGGCGGGCCATCGCCGACCGCAGAAACCGCCTTCAACCTGGGTTCCGTGAACAAGCTGTTCACCCAGATCGTCGTGCGGCAGCTGGCGGCCGAACAGGGGTGGTCGCTCGATACCACTCTGGCGGCGCTCTGGCCGCAATATCCCAACGCCGCCGTCGCGCGCGCCATCACGATTCGCCAGCTCCTCACGCACCGCAGCGGCGTCCAGGGGAACATCTTCGCCGGTGATTCGGCGGCGCGTGCCTCGCTGCGCACCCTGCGCGACTTCCTGCCACTGTTCGTCAACGAACCATTGCAGTTCACCCCCGGTTCGCGCGACGCCTACTCCAATGCCGGCTACGTGCTGCTGGGGTTGCTCATCGAGCAGCGGACCCAGCGCTCGTACTTCGACGTGGTCGCGGAGCGCGTGTACGGGCCGGCCGGCATGACCCGCAGCGCCCATTGGCGACGCGATTCGCTGCCGGCCTTCGCGGCGCGTGGGAGCACGCGCGGCGCGGAACCGGGTGTCCCCCCCTCGGCGCCGCGCAGCAACGTGGCCACGCTGCCGGCGCGCGGGTCGTCGGCCGGCGGCGGCTACGCGTCGGCCGCCGACCTCGTGCGCTTCGTGCAGGCGCTGCGCGAACGCCGGCTGCCGCAGGCCCCACCACCCGGCATCGGCGTGGCCGGCGGGAGCCCCGGGGTGAACGCCATCATCGAAGGGGACCTGCCGGGCGGGCGCGACGTGATCGTGCTGGCCAACGTGGACCCACCGGCGGCAGAGCGGCTGGCGCAGGCCATTCGTCGGCTGCTGGGCGCGGCCGACTGA
- a CDS encoding DUF1289 domain-containing protein — MVPPVEQDVGASRGRLNAASSSTQSPCIKVCRLDVHDRCHGCGRTRTEIARWSAMSLDERRAVNTRLGFRGHGENR; from the coding sequence ATGGTACCCCCGGTTGAACAGGACGTCGGAGCGAGCCGCGGTCGGCTGAATGCCGCGTCGTCGTCCACGCAATCCCCCTGCATCAAGGTGTGCCGTCTCGACGTGCACGACCGCTGCCATGGCTGCGGGCGCACGCGAACGGAGATTGCGCGCTGGTCGGCCATGTCCCTCGACGAGCGCCGCGCCGTAAACACCCGCCTCGGCTTTCGCGGACATGGCGAGAACCGGTAG
- a CDS encoding DUF2071 domain-containing protein, translating into MPATPAPAVRSAPPSWSALPSTVAVGTQQWRDLLFLHWPVHPAAVQATLPPGLSVDTFHGNAWVGIVPFAMARVRPRFLPPLPWLSWFLELNVRTYVRDRAGNPGVWFYSLDCNQPVAVALARSLFHLPYQHARMRARRGRDQAGETLQYQCRRWGQARSPWRYAWSTREDGAPVMVGSLEHFLVERYALYCANARQRLYRGTVSHAPYAVHTPTLQAFDTGPATLAGFTLEGPPASALAAQPVDVTIHALRPHAPP; encoded by the coding sequence ATGCCTGCCACTCCCGCGCCCGCCGTGCGTTCGGCACCCCCCTCATGGTCCGCCCTGCCCAGCACGGTCGCCGTGGGTACGCAGCAATGGCGCGACCTGCTCTTTCTGCATTGGCCGGTACACCCGGCGGCCGTGCAGGCCACGCTGCCGCCCGGTCTTTCCGTGGACACGTTCCACGGGAACGCGTGGGTGGGCATCGTGCCCTTCGCCATGGCGCGCGTGCGCCCGCGCTTCCTGCCGCCGCTGCCGTGGCTTTCGTGGTTCCTCGAACTGAACGTGCGCACCTACGTGCGCGACCGCGCCGGCAACCCGGGGGTGTGGTTCTACTCGCTCGACTGCAATCAGCCTGTGGCCGTGGCGCTCGCCCGCTCGCTCTTTCATTTGCCGTACCAGCACGCGCGCATGCGCGCCCGACGCGGGCGCGACCAGGCGGGCGAAACGCTCCAGTACCAGTGTCGCCGTTGGGGGCAGGCGCGGTCGCCATGGCGCTATGCATGGAGTACCCGCGAAGACGGCGCGCCCGTGATGGTCGGTTCACTGGAGCACTTCCTGGTGGAGCGGTATGCCCTCTACTGCGCCAACGCGCGGCAGCGCCTCTATCGTGGAACGGTATCGCACGCCCCGTACGCCGTGCACACCCCCACTTTGCAGGCGTTCGATACCGGACCGGCGACACTGGCGGGGTTCACTCTCGAGGGGCCACCCGCATCAGCGCTGGCGGCGCAGCCGGTCGATGTGACCATCCACGCGCTGCGCCCGCACGCCCCGCCGTGA
- a CDS encoding HD domain-containing phosphohydrolase, translating to MRRLIGLYPHGHPLVEERLRVLHEAIRAQLRRESPVSIDIVEGGITVDRESGPLELETGGQVIDDLLALGVQSIQLDVGVNHEELRALAQLLWDMQHHPIEGTVAAQLADRGIRHVRLSRLVPLDTRQVVPDWPDAPSGVLDPDYAESIMMSKATFDEFSSGGEITASTVRDFVQLLMYKVSRSNAVLSQILAVKKYENQTWLHSVNVAMLSLLLGRQVGLRDELLGALVEAALLHDIGKTHVPLDILRKPGALDDRERRLVERHPAHGAEFLLRTPGLHPLTPRLALEHHRTVRGTGYPDLGDGVIPHPMSQLLSVVDIYEAVTGVRTYRRPAPPEQACLLLARLAGDTLNTSLVKTFVNAITFFPLGSLVRTSDERLGVVVRITEGDLLHPVIVPVNDRFERVGDEIDTSSRDGRGAYRVHIVESVAPPDETFDVAAYLTDRAA from the coding sequence GTGCGCCGTCTGATTGGACTGTATCCGCACGGGCACCCGCTCGTGGAGGAGCGGCTGCGGGTGCTCCACGAGGCGATACGGGCGCAGCTGCGCCGCGAGTCGCCCGTCAGCATCGATATCGTCGAGGGGGGGATCACCGTCGACAGGGAGTCTGGGCCGCTGGAGCTGGAGACCGGCGGCCAGGTCATCGACGACCTCCTGGCCCTCGGCGTCCAGAGCATTCAGCTCGATGTGGGCGTGAACCACGAGGAATTGCGCGCGCTGGCCCAACTGCTCTGGGACATGCAGCACCATCCGATCGAGGGCACCGTCGCGGCCCAACTCGCCGACCGTGGGATACGACATGTTCGCCTGAGCCGGCTGGTGCCGCTCGACACGCGCCAGGTGGTGCCGGATTGGCCCGACGCGCCATCCGGGGTGCTCGATCCTGACTATGCGGAATCGATCATGATGTCCAAGGCGACCTTCGACGAGTTCTCCAGCGGCGGTGAGATCACGGCCAGCACCGTGCGGGACTTCGTCCAGCTGCTGATGTACAAGGTCTCGCGCAGCAACGCCGTGCTCAGCCAGATCCTCGCGGTGAAGAAGTACGAGAACCAGACGTGGCTCCACTCGGTGAATGTGGCGATGCTCAGCCTGCTGCTCGGACGGCAGGTCGGTCTCCGTGACGAGTTGTTGGGCGCGCTCGTCGAGGCGGCGCTCCTGCATGACATCGGAAAGACGCACGTGCCGCTCGATATCCTGCGGAAGCCGGGCGCACTGGACGACCGGGAACGACGCCTCGTCGAACGCCATCCCGCGCATGGCGCCGAGTTCCTGTTGCGCACGCCGGGATTGCATCCGCTCACGCCGCGCCTGGCGCTCGAGCATCACCGTACCGTGCGGGGGACCGGCTACCCGGATCTCGGCGACGGGGTCATTCCGCACCCCATGAGCCAGCTCCTCTCGGTGGTCGACATCTACGAAGCCGTCACGGGTGTGCGCACGTACCGCCGCCCTGCCCCACCCGAGCAGGCGTGCCTGCTGCTTGCCCGGCTCGCCGGCGACACCCTCAACACCTCGCTGGTCAAGACGTTCGTGAACGCGATCACGTTCTTTCCGCTGGGCTCGCTGGTCCGCACCAGCGACGAGCGGCTCGGGGTCGTGGTCCGTATCACCGAGGGCGACCTGCTGCATCCGGTCATTGTGCCGGTCAACGACCGGTTCGAGCGCGTGGGAGACGAAATCGACACGAGCTCCCGTGATGGGCGTGGGGCGTATCGCGTCCATATCGTCGAGAGCGTCGCCCCTCCGGACGAAACGTTCGACGTTGCCGCCTACCTGACCGATCGCGCCGCCTGA
- a CDS encoding amidohydrolase family protein: MKVVRSLLSLALVAGGSLEAQQATRTEPIAGLRANATGFHALIGARVVTAPGQVLDNATIVIRNGVVAAVGAGMAPPAGARVWELKGLTVYPGFIDAHADLGGDAPQQGGDVGPTHWNPQVRAWFSTTANLKDDTTRRTALRSLGFGAALAVPRQGLFRGTASVVHLGDAGVRERVLRPDLAQSVGFSRSFALGGTYPNSSMGTIALMKQTLLDAEWYGRAWGAYETSGRSILPPETSEALAALGKAVKGQQPVVFQTNNEEEYLRAFKLASEYKLTPWFRGSGQEYRLVDVLKGRAEPLIVPLNFPDAPNVANPEAASDVSLADLRHWYLAPTNPAQLATNAIPFAITADGLSSLNQFFPNLRVAVARGLAPERALAALTTVPAGFLGIEKTHGTIAVGKVANLVVSEGDLFTEEGAIRDVWVQGTRYGVTRAPQVDPRGTWTIASEDQGTFRSATLRLEGPLNRIRGTIEMPSRRPVNLTGVRIIAETGRLEATFNGEQLGLEGAVLLSGSVRGEEFFGWMSLPTGTDANYKGTRTEAYQGPARGAVAVKVPKIDLPFIRPSMEYGRSAPPARPAAVLVRNATVWTSGPQGKLENADLLVQAGKVVRVGKGLTAPAGATVIDATGKHVTPGLIDPHTHGGVTDINESGFAIVPEVQMGDVVTHNNIWFYRQLAGGLTTTMIKHGSANPIGGENVFVKTRWGSLPDEYKIQGAPRTVKFALGENPKRSPTRYPNTRMGVQEIIRDHFMAARDYEKEWKNWEKTKTGIPPRRDLRMEALLDILNRKLLVSSHGYRADEFLALVRLTEEFGFKVQTLQHGVEAYKIADELKKSGVAAVVWSDWGAFKMEAYDATSYNARLLMEAGVVTSLHSDDNEISTRMNWEAGKLLRSGVNEIDALNTVTINAAKAVAIDSRIGSLESGKDADFVIWNGNPLSQFTKAEQTWVDGRRYFSLDEDKVLRDEVVKQRAQLLQAVIAASATDAPAAGGAPTRGRGPGGR; the protein is encoded by the coding sequence GTGAAAGTCGTCCGTTCCCTGTTGAGCCTGGCCCTCGTAGCCGGCGGCTCTCTCGAGGCCCAGCAAGCCACCCGCACCGAACCAATCGCCGGCCTGCGCGCCAACGCGACCGGCTTCCATGCGCTCATTGGCGCTCGTGTGGTCACCGCCCCGGGCCAGGTCCTCGACAACGCGACCATCGTGATCCGCAACGGTGTTGTGGCGGCGGTGGGGGCCGGTATGGCCCCGCCGGCGGGCGCCCGGGTTTGGGAGCTCAAGGGGCTTACGGTGTACCCGGGCTTCATCGATGCGCACGCCGATCTGGGCGGTGACGCCCCGCAGCAGGGGGGCGACGTTGGCCCCACGCACTGGAATCCACAGGTGCGTGCGTGGTTCAGCACCACAGCGAACCTCAAGGACGACACCACCCGCCGCACCGCGCTCCGCTCACTCGGCTTCGGCGCGGCACTTGCCGTGCCGCGTCAAGGGCTGTTCCGCGGGACCGCCTCCGTCGTACATCTCGGCGACGCCGGCGTCCGCGAGCGGGTGCTGCGCCCCGATCTCGCACAGAGCGTCGGCTTCTCACGGTCCTTCGCGCTCGGCGGCACCTACCCCAACTCGAGCATGGGGACGATCGCCCTCATGAAGCAGACACTCCTCGACGCGGAGTGGTACGGCCGCGCGTGGGGCGCCTACGAGACGAGCGGCCGCTCCATCCTGCCGCCCGAGACGAGCGAGGCGCTTGCGGCGCTCGGCAAGGCCGTGAAGGGACAGCAGCCGGTGGTCTTCCAGACCAACAACGAAGAGGAGTACCTGCGCGCGTTCAAGCTCGCGAGCGAGTACAAGCTCACACCATGGTTCCGCGGCAGCGGCCAGGAGTACCGTCTCGTCGACGTACTCAAGGGACGTGCGGAGCCGCTGATCGTACCGCTCAACTTCCCGGACGCGCCGAATGTGGCGAACCCCGAAGCGGCGAGCGACGTGTCGCTGGCCGACCTGCGGCACTGGTACCTCGCGCCCACCAACCCGGCGCAGCTGGCCACGAACGCCATCCCGTTCGCCATCACGGCCGACGGGTTATCGTCGCTCAACCAGTTCTTCCCCAACCTGCGGGTGGCCGTGGCACGTGGCCTCGCGCCCGAGCGGGCGCTGGCGGCCCTCACCACGGTACCGGCGGGCTTCCTGGGGATCGAGAAGACCCACGGTACGATCGCGGTGGGCAAGGTGGCCAACCTCGTGGTGAGCGAGGGCGATCTCTTTACGGAGGAGGGCGCCATCCGCGACGTGTGGGTGCAGGGTACCCGCTACGGCGTCACCCGTGCGCCGCAGGTCGACCCGCGCGGAACGTGGACGATCGCGTCCGAGGATCAGGGCACCTTCCGCAGCGCCACGCTGCGCCTCGAGGGACCGCTCAACCGCATCCGCGGCACCATTGAAATGCCGAGCCGCCGGCCGGTGAACCTCACCGGTGTGCGCATCATTGCCGAGACGGGCCGCCTTGAGGCGACGTTCAACGGCGAGCAACTGGGCCTCGAGGGCGCGGTCCTGCTCTCGGGCTCGGTGCGTGGCGAGGAGTTCTTCGGCTGGATGTCGCTCCCCACCGGCACCGATGCGAACTACAAGGGCACGCGCACCGAAGCCTATCAGGGGCCCGCGCGCGGCGCCGTCGCGGTGAAGGTCCCGAAGATCGACCTGCCGTTCATTCGCCCGTCCATGGAGTATGGACGGAGCGCGCCGCCCGCGCGGCCGGCGGCCGTGCTGGTGCGCAACGCCACCGTGTGGACGTCCGGTCCGCAGGGGAAACTCGAGAATGCGGACCTGCTCGTGCAAGCGGGCAAGGTCGTACGCGTGGGCAAGGGGCTCACTGCCCCCGCTGGGGCCACGGTGATCGACGCCACCGGCAAGCACGTCACGCCGGGGCTCATCGACCCGCACACGCATGGCGGCGTCACCGACATCAACGAGAGTGGGTTCGCGATCGTCCCCGAAGTGCAGATGGGCGACGTGGTCACGCACAACAATATCTGGTTCTATCGCCAGCTCGCCGGTGGCCTCACCACCACCATGATCAAGCACGGCTCCGCCAACCCGATCGGTGGCGAGAACGTGTTCGTGAAGACGCGCTGGGGCTCGCTCCCCGACGAGTACAAGATCCAGGGCGCGCCGCGCACCGTGAAGTTCGCGCTGGGGGAGAACCCGAAGCGCAGCCCGACGCGCTACCCGAACACGCGCATGGGTGTGCAGGAGATCATCCGTGACCATTTCATGGCCGCGCGTGATTACGAGAAAGAGTGGAAGAACTGGGAGAAGACAAAGACCGGCATTCCACCGCGCAGGGATCTGCGCATGGAGGCGTTGCTCGACATTCTCAACCGGAAGCTGCTCGTGTCGTCACACGGCTATCGCGCCGACGAATTCCTCGCGCTCGTGCGCCTGACCGAGGAGTTTGGTTTCAAGGTGCAGACGCTGCAGCACGGTGTGGAAGCGTACAAGATTGCCGACGAGCTGAAGAAGTCGGGCGTGGCCGCGGTGGTGTGGAGCGACTGGGGCGCGTTCAAGATGGAAGCATACGACGCGACCAGCTACAACGCGCGCCTGCTCATGGAGGCTGGCGTGGTCACGTCGCTGCACTCCGACGACAACGAGATCTCCACGCGCATGAACTGGGAGGCGGGCAAGCTGCTGCGCAGCGGCGTGAACGAGATCGACGCGCTCAACACGGTCACGATCAATGCGGCCAAGGCCGTCGCGATCGACAGCCGAATCGGCTCGCTCGAGTCCGGCAAGGATGCCGACTTCGTGATCTGGAACGGCAACCCGCTGTCGCAGTTCACCAAGGCCGAGCAGACCTGGGTCGACGGCCGCCGGTACTTCTCTCTCGACGAGGACAAGGTGCTGCGCGACGAGGTAGTGAAGCAGCGGGCGCAGCTGCTGCAGGCCGTGATCGCGGCGAGCGCCACCGACGCCCCGGCGGCGGGCGGCGCGCCGACGCGCGGCCGCGGTCCGGGAGGCCGCTGA